TACCCTTTTGCCACACAAATATTGGATTGGTATCATGCTTTAGAACATTTACACGATTTTGCTAAGGTTTGTCTCTCTAATCAAGAGTCATATAACAGTTGGGTTGGTCAACAGGAGCAACTACTAAAAAACAGTCAAGTAAATCAAGTCATTGAGAATATCAAAAACTTAGAATTGACAAAGCAAAATCAACGTAAACAACAAAGCCAACTTATCACATATTATACCGAAAATAGGTCGCGTATGGACTATCAGCAATATCAAAATACAGGAGCAGGTATTATAGGATCTGGAGCCATAGAAGCAGCTAACAGGGAGGTTGTTCAAAAAAGAATGAAACTCTCTGGACAACGTTGGTCTAAAATTGGAGCTCAAAATATGCTCACATTAAGAACAACTAAACTGAGTGATAAATGGAACAAAGTAGTTAACCTAATCTGTACTGAGAAAAATAAAGCTGCTTAAAACGACAAAATGTTATGCACCCCTCTATTTTTAGCATGAAATAACAACCGTAAAAGGTATATTGAGTTTAAAAATTAAATTTAGTAAGTTGATATTGAGGAGATAAAAATTCGTAATTGTGAAATTAAAATTTGTAATTTATATCCGATTACGCATTTAAAGGTTTTCCATCCCATGCAGCCTTTGCAGCCTCTTTTACAGCTTCCGAATAGGTAGGGTGTCCGTGACAAATCCTTGCCAAATCTTCTGCAGCAGCTCTGTATTCCATAGCCACAGCAGCTTCCATAATTAAATCCGCAGCCCTGGCGCCTACCATATGCACACCTAGTATTTCATCGGTTTTTTTATCGGCTATTATTTTTACAAAACCATCGATATCGGCACTTGCTCTGGAACGTCCCAAAGCACGCATGGGAAATTTTCCCGACTTATACTCAATACCGGCTTCTTTTAATTCCTGTTCTGTTTTACCAACAGCGGCAACTTCCGGCCAGGTATATACAATCCCCGGAATTAAATGGTAATCAATATGTGGTTTTTGTCCTGCAATTGATTCGGCAACAACAACTCCTTCTTCTTCTGCTTTATGAGCTAGCATAGGACCTTTTACAACATCTCCTATAGCATAAATATTGGCGACATTAGTTTGCAAATGCGCATTGGTTACTATCTGACCTTTTTCGTTTACTTTAATGCCGACATTTTCCAAATGAAGGCCTTCCGTATAAGGTTTCCTACCTACGGAAACCAAACAATAATCTCCTTCAAATAAGACTGCCTCGCCTTTTTTATTGGTTGTATTTACAATGACTGTCTTACCTTTTTTCTCTACGGATTGTACTTGATGATTCGTAAAAAACCGAATTCCTTGCTTCTTGAGTACTTTTTGCAGTTCTTTGGAAATATCCGTATCCATTCCCGGAACAATTTTGTCCATATATTCAATAACGGCAACTTCCGCCCCTAAACGTTTATATACGGAACCTAGTTCCAATCCAATAACACCGCCGCCGATAACCAACAATTTTTTTGGGATTTCTTTTAGTTTTAAAGCTTCCGTAGACGTAATAATTTGCTCTTTGTCTATTTGAATAAAAGGCAAAGTAGCAGGCTTGGAACCTGTAGCAATAATGATGTTTGTTCCTTCAATCGTTTCTTCGGAGCCGTCATTTTTGGTTATTTTTATATGTGTGGCATCTACAAAAGAACCTGTTCCTTCAAAAACAGTAATATTGTTTTTCCCCATCAGGTATTTGATGCCTCCGGTAGTCTGTTGTACAACAGCTGCTTTTCTTTCTATCATCTTACTAAAATCTACTTTGGGCGTACCTACGGAGATTCCGTGGGCTTCAAAATGATGAATCGCATCGTGATAATGATGCGAAGAATCCAATAGTGCTTTTGACGGGATACATCCCACATTTAAACATGTGCCACCAAGTGTTGCATATTTTTCTACAATCGCAACATGAAGGCCTAATTGAGATGCTCTGATAGCAGCAATATACCCCCCG
This window of the Flavobacteriaceae bacterium genome carries:
- the lpdA gene encoding dihydrolipoyl dehydrogenase, whose product is MKYDLIVIGSGPGGYIAAIRASQLGLHVAIVEKYATLGGTCLNVGCIPSKALLDSSHHYHDAIHHFEAHGISVGTPKVDFSKMIERKAAVVQQTTGGIKYLMGKNNITVFEGTGSFVDATHIKITKNDGSEETIEGTNIIIATGSKPATLPFIQIDKEQIITSTEALKLKEIPKKLLVIGGGVIGLELGSVYKRLGAEVAVIEYMDKIVPGMDTDISKELQKVLKKQGIRFFTNHQVQSVEKKGKTVIVNTTNKKGEAVLFEGDYCLVSVGRKPYTEGLHLENVGIKVNEKGQIVTNAHLQTNVANIYAIGDVVKGPMLAHKAEEEGVVVAESIAGQKPHIDYHLIPGIVYTWPEVAAVGKTEQELKEAGIEYKSGKFPMRALGRSRASADIDGFVKIIADKKTDEILGVHMVGARAADLIMEAAVAMEYRAAAEDLARICHGHPTYSEAVKEAAKAAWDGKPLNA